The following are from one region of the Oryzias latipes chromosome 12, ASM223467v1 genome:
- the LOC101155368 gene encoding stanniocalcin-like, with amino-acid sequence MLCASPLLLLLGLCAAAAAFQLPPEEAAPRRARFSANTPGEVTRCLNSAVAVGCGFFSCLENSTCDTDGMHEICELFLQSAASFNTEGKTFVKRSLQCISQGISNKVFQAIRRCNIFQRMIAEVQEECYTSLDICTVARTNPNAIVEVVQVPSHFPNRYYSTLLQTLQACDEQTVEAVRAGVIARVGPDMETFLQLVQNKPCPPGSTRPAYSNPSSWRNMPVFNIQPSFTDRDPTHLFARRSVEDQDRQGAVHAED; translated from the exons ATGCTGTGCGCCTCccccctgctgctgctcctcggCCTctgcgccgccgccgccgccttcCAGCTGCCGCCGGAGGAGGCCGCCCCCCGCCGGGCGCGCTTCTCCGCCAACACCCCCG GTGAGGTGACTCGATGCCTGAACAGCGCCGTGGCCGTGGGCTGCGGCTTCTTCTCCTGCCTGGAGAACTCCACCTGCGACACCGACGGCATGCACGAGATCTGCGAGCTCTTCCTGCAGTCCGCCGCCAGCTTCAACACGGAG GGAAAGACCTTCGTGAAGAggagtctgcagtgcatctcgCAGGGGATCTCCAACAAAGTCTTCCAGGCCATCCGGCGCTGCAACATCTTCCAGAGGATGATCGCTGAG GTTCAGGAGGAGTGCTACACCAGTCTGGACATCTGCACCGTGGCCCGCACCAACCCCAACGCCATTGTAGAGGTGGTGCAGGTCCCCTCTCACTTCCCCAACAG GTACTACAGCACGCTGCTGCAGACGCTGCAGGCCTGCGACGAGCAGACGGTGGAGGCGGTCCGGGCCGGGGTCATCGCCCGGGTGGGTCCCGACATGGAGACCTTCCTCCAGCTGGTCCAGAACAAGCCCTGCCCCCCCGGCTCCACGCGCCCCGCCTACAGCAACCCGTCCAGCTGGAGGAACATGCCGGTGTTCAACATCCAGCCCAGCTTCACCGACCGGGACCCCACCCACCTGTTCGCCAGGAGGTCCGTGGAGGACCAGGACAGGCAGGGGGCGGTCCATGCCGAAGACTAG